A section of the Acanthochromis polyacanthus isolate Apoly-LR-REF ecotype Palm Island chromosome 1, KAUST_Apoly_ChrSc, whole genome shotgun sequence genome encodes:
- the ifrd1 gene encoding interferon-related developmental regulator 1 — protein sequence MPRNKKKNSRGGQHGTVQPFSDEDASIETLSHCSSFSDATSVADEGGEAGEDTAQEDFQYKLKGFIDSTVDKSAKTRQGALDGLKTAMATRILYEFISERRMTITDSIERCLKKGKGDEQRAAASLACLLCIQLGSGIESEEVFKTLKPIFKNILADGSANIQARQAVATSLGLCTLVAEDDIWDVHATMECFENLFTRSYARADGTCPSINPQTSQLHTNALLSWALLLTICTANQLKDILRKHLSKLQRLLESDDVNMRIAAGETIALLFELARDMDPEFEFDDWDDLCDKLNALATDCNKHRAKTDKRKQRSVFRDVLKAVEEGDFQSETIRFGTERMTIDSWVRKRTYDAFREFVGSGMNYHLQANEFIRDVFELGPPMLVDSATMKAMKISRFERHLHNSAAFKARTKARSKFRDKRVDVGEF from the exons GGGGTCAGCACGGAACCGTGCAGCCTTTCAGTGATGAGGACGCCTCCATTGAAACCCTCAGTCATTGCAGCAGTTTCAGTGATGCCACCAGTGTAGCAGACGAAG GTGGAGAGGCCGGTGAGGACACAGCCCAGGAGGATTTCCAGTACAAGTTGAAGGGATTCATTGACAGCACGGTTGACAAGAG TGCTAAGACGAGACAGGGGGCACTGGACGGGCTTAAGACAGCAATGGCCACACGGATCCTATACGAGTTTATCTCGGAGCGAAGGATGACCATCACAGACAGCATCGAACGCTGCCTCAAGAAAG GAAAAGGCGACGAGCAGCGAGCAGCAGCTTCTTTAGCCTGCTTGCTCTGTATCCAGCTGGGCTCAGGAATCGAGAGCGAGGAGGTGTTTAAGACCCTGAAACCCATCTTCAAAAACATTCTGGCAGACGGATCGGCCAACATACAAGCCAGGCAGGCT GTGGCCACAAGTCTGGGCCTCTGTACGTTAGTCGCAGAAGATGACATTTgg GATGTGCATGCCACCATGGAGTGTTTTGAGAACCTGTTCACCCGGTCCTATGCGAGGGCAGATGGTACCTGTCCTTCGATCAATCCCCAGACAAGCCAGCTCCACACCAACGCTCTGCTGTCTTGGGCTCTGCTGCTCACCATCTGCACCGCAAACCAGCTCAAAGACATCCTGCGCAA ACATCTGTCTAAACTGCAGAGGCTGCTTGAGAGTGACGATGTCAACATGAGAATTGCTGCAGGGGAGACCATCGCCCTGCTGTTTGAACTGGCCAGAGACATGGACCCT GAATTTGAGTTTGATGACTGGGACGATCTGTGTGACAAACTGAACGCGTTGGCCACAGACTGTAACAAGCACAGAGCCAAGACAGACAAGAGGAAGCAGCGGTCAGTGTTCAGGGACGTCCTCAAGGCTGTTGAG GAGGGTGACTTCCAATCTGAGACCATTCGCTTTGGCACAGAGCGCATGACCATTGACAGCTGGGTCAGGAAGAGGACCTATGATGCCTTCAGGGAGTTTGTGGGCTCTGGGATGAACTACCACCTAcag GCAAATGAATTCATCAGAGATGTGTTTGAACTGGGACCACCGATGTTGGTTGATTCAGCCACAATGAAGGCCATGAAAATCTCTCGCTTTGAAAGG CATCTCCATAACTCGGCTGCATTCAAGGCTCGGACCAAGGCCAGAAGCAAGTTCAGAGACAAGAGAGTGGATGTGGGAGAAttttaa